One part of the Rhodococcus oxybenzonivorans genome encodes these proteins:
- a CDS encoding acyl-CoA dehydrogenase family protein produces the protein MQLTFDADVEEFRGEFLAFLAEHLPDEAEAGERPRSSADVPEWARRWQRKQFDNGWLLPGNPPEFGGRNASILQQYVHLEELSRRRIYHSFNPQGLGIIAASLLSFGTPEQKERWAAPILRAEITAALGMSEPGAGSDLASLRTRAVRDGDSFVVNGQKVWTSGANEADVLLTFVRTDPDAPKHKGISVLLIPTDTPGVTRRPFASVCAEDDFDFNEVFFTDVRVPAENLVGGLNQGWGVANGALGHERTLLWLGFADRLQDLVEDFRPVTVLDRDHYATLAMDNQALRLLGSAALARADRGEQDVAALSVLKILGSEAVQTASEHALDGAGFDGLVHPALTAPYTPWNNDHFASSWFERYARSFAGTIAGGTSEIQRTIVAERVLGLPRS, from the coding sequence GTGCAACTCACCTTTGATGCCGACGTCGAAGAATTCCGGGGCGAGTTCCTGGCCTTCCTCGCCGAACATCTGCCCGACGAGGCCGAGGCGGGGGAACGACCGCGCTCCAGTGCGGATGTTCCGGAGTGGGCCCGCCGCTGGCAGCGGAAGCAGTTCGACAACGGCTGGCTGCTCCCCGGAAACCCACCCGAGTTCGGCGGCCGGAATGCCAGTATCCTGCAGCAGTACGTGCATCTCGAGGAACTTTCCCGGCGCCGGATCTATCACAGCTTCAATCCCCAGGGCCTCGGCATCATCGCCGCCTCGTTGTTGTCGTTCGGTACGCCGGAACAGAAGGAACGTTGGGCTGCACCGATTCTGCGCGCCGAGATCACTGCTGCGCTCGGCATGAGTGAACCCGGTGCGGGCTCCGACCTCGCGTCGTTGCGTACACGCGCGGTGCGCGACGGTGACTCCTTCGTGGTGAACGGCCAGAAGGTGTGGACGTCCGGTGCCAACGAGGCCGACGTGTTGCTCACCTTCGTCCGCACCGATCCCGACGCTCCGAAGCACAAGGGAATCAGCGTGCTTCTGATTCCCACCGACACCCCGGGGGTCACGCGCCGTCCCTTCGCCTCCGTGTGTGCCGAGGACGACTTCGACTTCAACGAAGTGTTTTTCACGGACGTCAGGGTGCCCGCAGAGAACCTCGTCGGTGGGCTGAATCAGGGCTGGGGCGTTGCGAACGGTGCCCTAGGCCACGAACGCACCCTGTTGTGGCTGGGTTTCGCCGACCGACTACAGGATCTCGTCGAGGATTTCCGGCCTGTCACAGTTCTCGACCGTGATCACTATGCCACGCTCGCCATGGACAATCAGGCACTGCGGCTGCTGGGTTCTGCGGCGCTGGCCCGTGCGGACCGGGGTGAGCAGGACGTAGCGGCCCTGTCGGTTCTGAAGATCCTCGGATCCGAGGCAGTGCAGACCGCTTCGGAGCACGCGCTGGACGGCGCCGGGTTCGACGGTCTGGTCCACCCCGCGCTGACGGCACCGTACACGCCCTGGAACAACGACCATTTCGCGTCGAGTTGGTTCGAACGCTATGCGCGGAGCTTCGCCGGCACCATTGCCGGCGGCACGTCCGAAATTCAGCGCACGATCGTCGCCGAGCGCGTGCTCGGCCTACCCCGAAGCTGA
- a CDS encoding enoyl-CoA hydratase has product MYIDYEVADKIAAITLNRPEAANAQNGALLDELDAAWTKAAEDPDVAVIVLRAEGKHFSAGHDLNDRWPAPAEITLEWIYGAETRRYLEYSLRWRNVPKPSIAAVQGRCIAGGLLLCWPCDLIVAAEDASFSDPVVMMGIGGVEYHGHTWELGARKAKEILFTGRPVTAAEAEQVGMVNKVVPRDQLDAETRALAEHIATMPSFGLRQAKRAVNQTLDVQGFYAAIQSVFDIHQSGHGNALSVSGYPILMKLDEMKAKIQ; this is encoded by the coding sequence ATGTATATCGACTACGAGGTCGCCGACAAGATCGCGGCCATCACACTCAATCGCCCCGAGGCCGCCAATGCCCAGAACGGCGCGCTCCTCGACGAACTCGACGCAGCCTGGACCAAGGCGGCAGAGGACCCTGATGTGGCGGTGATCGTCTTGCGTGCCGAGGGGAAACACTTCTCCGCCGGTCACGACCTCAACGATCGGTGGCCGGCTCCCGCGGAGATCACCCTGGAATGGATTTACGGGGCGGAGACCCGTCGCTATCTCGAGTACTCGCTGCGTTGGCGCAATGTTCCGAAGCCGTCGATCGCGGCCGTCCAGGGGCGCTGCATCGCGGGCGGACTGTTGTTGTGCTGGCCGTGCGACCTGATCGTCGCTGCCGAGGATGCCTCCTTCTCCGACCCGGTGGTGATGATGGGCATCGGTGGAGTCGAATATCATGGGCATACTTGGGAACTCGGCGCCCGCAAGGCGAAGGAAATTCTCTTCACCGGTCGTCCGGTGACTGCCGCGGAAGCCGAGCAGGTCGGCATGGTGAACAAGGTAGTGCCGCGCGATCAGCTCGACGCGGAGACTCGGGCCCTTGCCGAACATATCGCGACGATGCCCTCGTTCGGGCTGCGCCAGGCCAAGCGTGCGGTCAACCAGACGCTGGACGTGCAAGGCTTCTACGCTGCAATCCAGTCGGTGTTCGACATCCATCAGTCCGGACACGGCAACGCCTTGAGTGTCAGTGGCTACCCGATTCTGATGAAGCTGGACGAGATGAAGGCGAAAATCCAGTAA
- a CDS encoding SDR family NAD(P)-dependent oxidoreductase: MTTSASLHDLTGKVAVVTGGSRGIGRAIVQALAEAGADVVIASRKLDACELAAKEVETSTGSRAFPVACHVGRWDECDQLIEQTLEHFGRLDVLVNNAGMSPLYENLDDITEELYDKTFAVNLKGPFRLAVRAATHMAENDGGSIINVGTAGSLVASARQLPYACAKAGVNALTVGLADAFAPKVRVNAILPGPFLTDVSKSWAPAEGEEASFVPLRRMGKPEELGPLALHLASDASSFTTGAIIRVDGGVTKKV, encoded by the coding sequence ATGACCACTAGTGCTTCCCTACATGACCTGACCGGCAAGGTTGCCGTCGTCACCGGCGGATCCCGCGGCATCGGAAGAGCCATCGTGCAGGCTCTCGCCGAGGCGGGGGCCGACGTCGTCATCGCCTCACGCAAGCTCGATGCATGCGAGCTCGCGGCCAAGGAGGTAGAGACGTCCACCGGCAGTCGAGCGTTTCCCGTAGCCTGTCACGTCGGACGCTGGGACGAGTGCGACCAGTTGATCGAACAGACCCTGGAACATTTCGGAAGGCTCGACGTACTGGTGAACAACGCCGGAATGTCACCGCTGTACGAGAACCTCGACGACATCACCGAAGAGCTGTATGACAAGACGTTCGCTGTCAACCTCAAGGGACCGTTTCGGCTCGCCGTTCGAGCCGCCACCCACATGGCCGAAAACGACGGTGGCTCCATCATCAATGTCGGTACCGCGGGGTCCCTGGTGGCGAGCGCGCGTCAGTTGCCCTATGCCTGTGCCAAAGCAGGGGTCAATGCACTCACGGTCGGCCTGGCCGATGCGTTTGCGCCGAAGGTCCGGGTGAACGCGATCCTGCCGGGCCCCTTCCTGACGGACGTCTCGAAGTCGTGGGCGCCGGCTGAAGGTGAGGAAGCGTCGTTCGTGCCGCTGCGTCGCATGGGGAAGCCGGAGGAACTCGGACCACTCGCACTCCATCTCGCGAGTGACGCATCGAGTTTCACTACCGGCGCTATCATCCGAGTCGACGGCGGCGTGACCAAAAAGGTCTGA
- a CDS encoding nuclear transport factor 2 family protein — MNMQVVEDKAEIAELMYRYARAVDTKDWALLTSVFTEDAHLDYSSVGYPPGPRDEVVALLRNALTQVPMTQHFVTNIEVDLDGATAKVRAMFFNPMQLPGVSGMTYCGGNYHHEVVRTPDGWKSARLREESLWFSNHPGPSGP; from the coding sequence ATGAATATGCAAGTGGTAGAGGACAAGGCCGAGATCGCGGAGCTGATGTATCGGTACGCGCGAGCGGTCGACACGAAAGACTGGGCGCTGCTGACTTCAGTGTTCACGGAGGACGCTCACCTCGACTACAGCTCGGTCGGTTATCCACCCGGGCCGCGCGACGAGGTGGTCGCCCTCCTCCGGAATGCGCTGACCCAGGTTCCGATGACGCAGCACTTCGTCACGAACATCGAGGTCGATCTCGATGGCGCCACCGCGAAGGTGCGGGCAATGTTCTTCAATCCCATGCAACTACCCGGCGTAAGCGGCATGACCTACTGCGGGGGCAACTATCACCATGAAGTGGTGCGCACCCCGGACGGCTGGAAGAGCGCCCGACTCCGGGAAGAGAGTCTCTGGTTCTCGAATCATCCCGGGCCGAGCGGCCCTTGA
- a CDS encoding acyl-CoA dehydrogenase family protein: MTVYDVELTLLEDTLRKTMTTRSGADLDTALTELGWHDMLTEMPDLAVPIVFRLLGETGAHGPFLNDVVLDEAGLPVGGAVPLPYTGGSWVLWDRTDKAPAPQYSTLDSELPLAIVDPGSPVPLAAGRRALGWWLTGTSRAMLSLARTHALGRTQFGRPVAAFQAVRHRLAETLVAIEGAEATLAAATDDLGSLLAKAAAGQAALITARHCQQVLGGIGFTAEHDLHRHIRRALVLDGLLGSARELTREAGAMIRAEGSAPRLVQL; encoded by the coding sequence TGACCGTGTACGACGTGGAGCTCACCCTCCTCGAGGACACACTTCGCAAAACGATGACCACCCGATCGGGCGCAGATCTCGATACCGCCCTCACCGAACTCGGGTGGCACGACATGCTCACCGAAATGCCAGACCTCGCAGTGCCGATCGTGTTCCGGCTCCTCGGGGAGACCGGCGCACACGGACCCTTCCTCAATGACGTGGTGCTGGACGAGGCGGGACTCCCCGTCGGTGGCGCCGTCCCCCTGCCGTACACCGGAGGCTCCTGGGTTCTGTGGGACCGCACCGACAAGGCGCCCGCACCGCAGTACAGCACACTGGACAGTGAACTACCGCTGGCGATCGTCGACCCCGGAAGTCCGGTCCCGCTCGCTGCGGGCCGCCGAGCGCTCGGTTGGTGGTTGACCGGTACCAGCCGAGCCATGCTGTCCCTGGCTCGAACACACGCGCTGGGTCGTACACAGTTCGGCAGGCCGGTCGCCGCATTCCAGGCCGTACGGCATCGGCTCGCGGAGACCCTCGTCGCCATCGAGGGCGCCGAGGCAACCCTGGCCGCCGCCACCGACGACCTCGGTTCCCTGCTCGCCAAGGCCGCGGCCGGCCAGGCGGCGCTCATAACAGCTCGTCACTGCCAGCAGGTGCTCGGTGGGATAGGTTTCACCGCCGAACACGATCTACACCGGCACATCCGGCGCGCGCTGGTGCTCGACGGCCTCCTCGGCAGTGCGCGAGAACTCACCCGCGAAGCCGGCGCGATGATCCGGGCCGAAGGATCGGCGCCGCGCCTCGTCCAGCTCTGA